A stretch of Gossypium hirsutum isolate 1008001.06 chromosome A06, Gossypium_hirsutum_v2.1, whole genome shotgun sequence DNA encodes these proteins:
- the LOC107960244 gene encoding BES1/BZR1 homolog protein 4: MTSGTRMPTWKERENNKRRERRRRAIAAKIFAGLRMYGNYKLPKHCDNNEVLKALCDEAGWTVEEDGTTYKKGCKPVDRMDILGGSASASPCSSYHPSPCASYNPSPGSSSFPSPASSHYQANGNGNADANSLIPWLKNLSSGSSSASSKLAHHLYFAGGSISAPVTPPLSSPTSRTPRARNDWDETTGGSARTGQRHCYLPSSTPPSPNHQVFPDPEWLSSGPTSPTFSLVSRNPFGFKDEALSAGGSRMWTPGQSGTCSPAFPAGVDQTSDVPMSDVIAAEFAFGNNFTGLVKPWEGEKIHEECVADDDLELTLGNSKTR; the protein is encoded by the exons ATGACGTCAGGGACGAGAATGCCGACGTGGAAGGAGAGGGAAAACAACAAGCGGAGAGAACGGCGGAGACGAGCGATCGCGGCTAAGATCTTCGCCGGTCTGCGTATGTACGGTAACTACAAGCTCCCGAAACACTGTGATAACAACGAGGTGTTGAAAGCTCTCTGTGATGAAGCCGGTTGGACCGTCGAAGAAGACGGCACTACTTACAAAAAG GGATGCAAACCAGTGGATCGGATGGACATTTTGGGAGGTTCGGCATCGGCTAGTCCATGCTCTTCGTATCACCCAAGTCCTTGTGCATCGTATAATCCGAGTCCCGGTTCATCATCCTTTCCGAGTCCGGCTTCGTCACATTACCAAGCCAATGGCAACGGCAATGCCGATGCCAATTCCTTAATCCCATGGCTCAAAAACCTTTCATCCGGCTCGTCTTCAGCTTCATCCAAGCTTGCTCACCATCTCTACTTTGCTGGAGGGTCGATAAGTGCTCCGGTCACCCCACCATTAAGCTCCCCGACTTCCCGAACTCCTCGAGCAAGAAACGATTGGGACGAAACAACCGGTGGCTCGGCACGAACCGGGCAACGACATTGTTACCTTCCTTCATCAACTCCACCAAGTCCCAACCATCAAGTTTTTCCTGATCCAGAATGGCTTTCTAGTGGACCGACATCCCCTACATTTAGCCTCGTCTCACGAAACCCTTTCGGGTTTAAAGACGAGGCTTTATCAGCCGGAGGTTCACGAATGTGGACTCCAGGCCAAAGTGGAACATGTTCACCAGCATTTCCAGCTGGTGTTGATCAAACGTCGGATGTTCCGATGTCCGATGTCATTGCTGCCGAATTTGCCTTTGGTAACAATTTCACTGGGTTAGTTAAACCTTGGGAAGGAGAAAAGATCCACGAAGAATGCGTAGCCGATGATGATCTTGAGCTTACACTTGGAAATTCAAAAACGCGGTAA
- the LOC121230877 gene encoding heat stress transcription factor A-4a, translated as MDDAQSSSSSLPPFLTKTYEMVDDHSTDSIVSWSASNRSFIVWNPLEFARDLLPRFFKHNNFSSFIRQLNTYGFRKSDPEQWEFANDDFIRGQPHLLKNIHRRKPVHSHSMQNLLGQGASPLTESERQSFRDEIERLKSEKMSLVLELKRHEEERQGFEMQMQILRERLQTMERWQQSMVSNVARALKRPGFPIDPTPQFEAHVRKRRLPRIAYLYDESRIEDNPNPDTASMSNTDPFEQLESSMVFWENAIHDFGRANVFDESTSCPESPSISSIQLNIETKPKSPQIDMNSEPSTVVTPEPVTSTEQPAPPPAGVNDGFWEQFLTENPGSTDTREVPPERKDPDTRKDEDKPEGHSRFWWNNMKNVNNLTEQMGHLTSAERT; from the exons ATGGATGATGCTCAGAGCAGTTCAAGTTCACTCCCTCCATTCCTTACAAAGACGTACGAGATGGTTGATGATCATTCTACAGATTCTATTGTTTCTTGGAGTGCAAGTAACAGAAGTTTCATTGTATGGAATCCGTTGGAATTCGCGAGGGATTTACTTCCAAGATTCTTCAAACACAACAACTTTTCTAGCTTTATAAGACAGCTTAATACATAT GGTTTCCGGAAAAGTGATCCCGAACAATGGGAATTTGCGAACGATGATTTCATAAGAGGTCAACCTCATCTTTTGAAGAACATACATAGACGGAAACCGGTTCATAGTCATTCGATGCAGAATCTATTAGGTCAAGGAGCTTCTCCGTTAACGGAATCAGAGAGACAGAGTTTTCGGGATGAGATCGAGAGGCTTAAAAGCGAAAAAATGTCACTCGTTCTAGAGTTAAAGAGACACGAGGAGGAACGACAAGGATTCGAGATGCAAATGCAGATTTTGAGGGAGCGTTTACAAACTATGGAGCGGTGGCAACAAAGTATGGTGTCTAATGTAGCTCGAGCCTTGAAGAGACCGGGATTTCCTATAGATCCAACTCCACAATTCGAGGCTCATGTTAGAAAAAGAAGGTTACCAAGAATTGCTTACTTATACGATGAATCCAGGATCGAAGATAATCCAAATCCAGATACCGCATCAATGTCCAACACGGATCCATTCGAGCAATTAGAATCATCCATGGTGTTTTGGGAGAACGCCATACACGATTTTGGTCGAGCCAACGTGTTTGACGAATCAACGAGTTGTCCAGAAAGTCCATCTATATCTTCCATACAACTCAACATTGAAACTAAACCTAAATCCCCTCAGATCGACATGAATTCCGAGCCATCCACCGTAGTTACCCCAGAGCCCGTTACATCAACAGAACAACCTGCTCCTCCACCAGCTGGGGTTAATGATGGATTCTGGGAACAATTTTTGACCGAAAATCCAGGTTCAACAGATACTCGAGAAGTTCCACCCGAAAGAAAAGATCCCGATACAAGAAAAGACGAAGACAAACCCGAGGGTCATAGCAGATTTTGGTGGAACAACATGAAGAATGTAAATAACCTTACAGAACAAATGGGGCATCTTACTTCTGCAGAGAGAACTTGA